The sequence below is a genomic window from Wyeomyia smithii strain HCP4-BCI-WySm-NY-G18 chromosome 1, ASM2978416v1, whole genome shotgun sequence.
actggtaaggtaagtatcTCGAGAAAAATGTAGAACGTTCGTACTTTTCAGGGTTGTGTAGCACTTTTTCATGTGCGGCTGCGTATGCGGCAATTTGATTGTTAGCaaattgacgtcaacgcaacgcaaacgtaccCATTGTCCTTGGGCCTTAAGTgttaattaaattcaacttacGCGAATTCTcgtatgcaattgtcaatttatgtgtgaaaacaaaagcaaaaatatttccctccttcactttcgcaagtaataaccaaaccaatatcaatagactatctcaccgattctctttaacctcacttttctgacagttagtggtaactttgtttacgtttttgaatttttgcttttttctaatGGATCAATCGCGCGTGTAgtggaaatgctgctcaatttttaattgttcttagtgtactggcacctcaagcacaacatttaaaggtaattttgatcacaattgaaatgatctACTGTAATTAAGAACAAAACTGCAGCACCCGAAGGTAAACgaagttaccagtagctgtcaaactcaggtgcgtgacgtcaccgtgcgatggtctatagaGTCGTCAGTGCTAATATGAAGAACGTTTGAGAAAGACTAGATAACACCAGCAGGTGGCATGATTTGAATGCTGTcaacttttttcgaaaaaaaagaacCTTTTGTTAATGTCTGTAATAGGTGTAGGTGTATATGTATTGAGTTGGAGCAAAAAGATTGATTTTTCAGAACCAAGTTTTATGgctccttttggggccccaatcACCCGATAAATTTGTGCGATCCGATAAATTCGGTTTGCTTGGGGTccgaaaagaacaaaaaaaactttattctgGCTTTGTAAAGCACCTGCACCTGCACACAGGTAAAAAATATTCACAGATCAGTTGTGTTTGACGGCCCCCATTGTTTTTACAAATTCTTGATAAATAAACTTGTACCAGGCAACAAAACTGCTTTTATTCCAAAAATCAGCATGTTGACAAAAACCCAAAGTactctccgatttttttttgtaaactggTGTTATCATTTAGATAATCGAATTGCGTGACAATTTACCTCTCATATATGCGCTTATCAGCATGGAAACCATCGTCTTGAAATACTTACTCTTTAAAAACTCCCACCGACGGGCTTCGGTTTCTGATTCGAGGGCATCAAATACGGCTGCTCCAATCAGCAGATAGGTAAATGTGCACACCACCAGTGAAAGAGTGCGAATATTTTGTCGTTTCATCTTATCTAATAAAACTGGATATTCAGGATAGACTTCTTATTATGAGGGATGAAAAATGTTGTGCTGAGTTTTCGTAGAAAAGCAATTTTACGTTGCAAATAGTTTCGTTGCAATTTTAAGTGTCTTATCTACAACTGGTTATCACACACTTTAATTCTCTTGGTATAACATTGTGCTATATTTGCTGCATTTATCACTATGCGAACGCCTTCTGATATATACCTCAAGTGGATATTTTTGACAGCGCAGGATTCAATTGGCCGAACATCCTTACACTTCACCCACTTCACTCGATGCAGTGTAAAAAGAGAGCAAATGGCTCTCAATTTAATCTTGGCATTGCGAACGTTGTGAAGCTTTCGCGAGAGCATGAGCAGTTTGGAAGTAGAACTATGTTTTGCTAGCCAATGCTatggttttttttctgtatcctgttgttgttgttgttgaagttTGTGTTTTTTGGCCCGAGACAATCAGAGTCTCAAAAACGCCAGTAAACATTTCTGTATCCTTATTCTCCAACCTTATTACCACGCGCGATTTACATTCGAGAGTTTGGTACTGGCAATTAGTTGCATGTTTGTAAATAAAACAGTGTTACTACCTGTATGTACATAAATTGGTACTGAATAAAGAATGAAATGGTGGATGGAAACGTGATCAATGTAAACCCAAAGAAAAACAAGCATGTACTAtataatttttagttttgtttataAATTGTTTTATCCTACTGTACATCAAAAAAGTTTTTGGGATGCCAAATTACCATTTCCGAATGGTTGCAAAATAGTGGTTTAGGGAAATTATACTAATGATTTTAATATCAATATTTGAATGATATCATGTTTCGCGCGGTTTCTACTCATAATCAAACTTTTGAGGTACTGGAAGGTATAAGCCTCGTGAGATAATCTTAATGTTCAAATAGGAAACAGGTAATATATATACAAACACAACACAGTATACAAATTCGATGAGCCTATCGACTATATATCATATTTTTAAAGTTCCTTTATAAATCACAGACATGGTAAATAAGTACCTAGGACTCGGATCATCTTTGCATGAATGAGTGTTTTGTACTAGTCATACATTTATTTGTTCAGAGTTCGATTTTCACAACTAATTTacagaaaaaggaataaaattTGAACTGCTATTTTAATAACGTAGTAGCCTTTTCTCTAAGTTTCTTACACATTTATTTGAAAGTCTTTCTCTTACATGTGGTTCTTATCAAACAAGAATTCACCCAGCTTCGGCGCGCTCTTCTTCATTTTGTTCAACGTGGCGATTTTTTCGGCCAATTCTCGTTGTCCTTTATGTTGCTCGTCAAGATACTCTCCGGTTAGGTAGTCGGCAAGCTGTAATTTTACATGAGTTAAATGCCTGCTATTGTAATCAATAGAGTAGTTAGACTTACGTGGTAATCATTTGTACCTTCCTCACAAGCTTTGATCACTTGCCGGATACTTTGAGtcacttcttcttcttttttcaatgcaaacctTAGAGCAGATTCGCCATCTGTTCCACTTGGAATCTGAAAACTCTGTTAAAATGTTGGAGAATATTAGAAAATGTTAAGTAAGACACGCAAGAGCAAGCTCACATAGTCAAGATTGAAGTTCTTATTGATTGGTCCATGGCCTCGCATCAACGCATATTCGATGAGTTTAATGCCGTGTTCGCGTTCCTCACCTGCGGCATGGAAGAAAAATTTCTCGAATCCAGGAAGGTTAATTTTTTCCTGAGCAAAATGGGCAGCAAATTTCAGGTAGACAATAGAGGCGTCAAACTCTTTGTTAATTTGACCATGCAATGCGTTAAGACACTGGCTGTCCATTGCGTCCCATTTATAGATGCCTTGGTCGGGTGTTCCtgtaaaatttgttattcagtgGAGAATACAGATTATGAAACGTTTTTGTAATGTGTTGTGAAACTGATTTTCAACGTTTAAAAGAAGCGAAACGAAATAGTTTTAGATGCATTACTAAAAAcgacgaaaatatttttaacgtTAACTTTTTAAATGTCAGATAAAGCGATTGGCAGTTTTCTGTGCGTCACACGGTATATTATACTCCGTGATCGTCGCGGCTTGCCATAGCATGACACATTCAGGTACTGTCAGCAAACAGGCATTTGACCCTAATGCATGCCAGTCAGTATATGTATTGGGACAAAGAACTCTTTATCAGATCAGATACTAGTGTTAGTGAGGAACAGAATAGCAAATCCTTTCTTATTGTGTTTATACAAGGGAAACAAAACACAGAACATTCTGCATCTCAGAAATATAAGTCGCAGTTACCTAATATCACTTCAATAAAGCAAAATGTTCAAATGATTTTGCACGAAGCAGGCATTATTTAACTTTAAACGTTCAATATTCACCTTCATGTTACATTTGGATTACTCACTCTGATTATTGAAATCTTACCTGCTTGTTCCTGTGCTTGTGCCGTATCCTGATAAAATGTCAGAATGGCGACGGCAACAGCAACAACTCCGAAAAAGATTGACTTCATCATTTTAACTTTTCTACTGAATATGAATCTGcaaatgaaaaatttactaGCACTGTTCAATCGCGTTTTACTACACTTGTGAAAACCATTGACATACTAAATTATGAAAATAGATAGTCGCGTTTGAGAGACTCTCGCGTTGTCAACCTTTATACACACTGGCACAGAAGGTATGACTTGGAGCTGCAGTAGAATAGAATAATCAAAACTTTACTGCTTAACTTCCACCTCTTACAGAGTTCGGTACTTGTATGATTCAATTCGAGACTTCAGACTGGTCATTTATCGCATAAAAAGGAACTCACAAGCTACTGCGGTAGTGTTTGTGAGAACAACAGAGCTCGTTGCACCAGAAAAGATGGTTTTACAGCAATGGTTTTGCGCACGATCCTACCAACCATTGGACTGCAATGTGTACGACTGTACGTATCATGTTTGCCAATCGTTGATAACAAGCAACCGTCGCTTGAACCCAATAAAACCATTGTTGTCATACTCACCAACACGAAGCTATCGCTAACCGAactatatttatattttcaacacATAAACTGTTCACTTGCAGTGAGTACCTTCATAACAGATCAGATATTCGAGTAAGTAAGACGTAGATTCAATTAGTTCTGTTCAAAGAGGATTGCCATACGCAACAAAGACTAATTCCGATTTCCTACGCGTTTTAGCTTTAAAGCGGTTTTTGTCGGGTCAAGAAGATTCACAAAATCGTTAACCAGTccaggaaaaaaaatatatcaaaatatcaatttgctatcggtttttttttatgcGCGAAGTTTAGTAGAGAgacaaaatgaaatttattctGTTAACTATGGCTCTTGCCGCCGGTTTGTGGACAACTCATGCAGATGATACCAACGGTAAGCGAGTTTAAAATTCTATTAATTAagcacaaaaaacaaaaaaaaaacggtagaGAAAacctttaaacttttttttattttgatatcaAATCTTTCAAGCTACCGACGTCAACAAATATACTGCACAATTCTCAGCGATCAATCATATAAGGGAAGATTTACAAACCTTCACAAATCAGCAACTGGAGAAGTCCTATGATTTCTTACTGCTTTCCCTTACCTTTGACAAATATGAGTTGGATCGTCCTGGATTCgagaaactttaccgaaaaaTCTCTGACAAAGCATGGGAGGATACCATTGGATTAATCAAATATCAGAGCAAGCGCGGTCTATCGGTCAGTTTGAATGGAGCTCTAAGTATCGGTAAGATTACGTGTTTAATACTTAAACAAATATACTAATGTTAAATCTTTCTTGATATAGTTGGGAAACTTGATGGTAAAGTTGAAAAGTCTACACTTGTCGATAGTGATGAATTGTCTTCGCTGAAGTTAGCGTTGGATTACGAGAAGCTTCTGGCTGAAGAGAGCCATCGCGTCCATAAGAAGATCTCGCATGCCCACGATAAGGGTCAAGCCTATGATCCGGATGCGGCCCATTATTTGGATGAGGAAATAATCGAGTACCAGAGTGGCGTTATCCGAAAGCTAACTGGGTATATTCATAATCTGAACAGTATCATCGAAGAACCGAAAACTAAAGATATGGGTATTCATATGTTTGATGAATATCTAGTAAAGGCTGAGTAAACCATCCCCCTTTTTAACGTACTTTTTTCTATTTGTTGTAAGCTGagcttaattaaaaaaatttctaaatgaaatttttgtaATTTCCGTTTGATCGACTCGTAATAAACTTGGTGAAACAAAATAATAGCGTTTTATTGCATTGTATAAAATGATGACGTGTAACTAGATTGTTATGAGCTAACGTACACAGTGTTAGATGCAGGCTTACTttaattttgcgtttttcgagtAGCAGATAAGCAACTCACGTAAGTGCATATTTCCTATCATATAGGTAAATCTATCGGGTTCATAGATTGTCTAGCCATTTAATTGTCGTcgctaatttaaatttttctattaTAGCTTATAGATAAAGGTCTACTATACTGACAATGAATATTTTCACTGCTGATGATTTTGAGGAACATAAAGTTCAATAAAGttacatttttcaatttgttaaTACTTGAATGGTGCTAAAACCGAAACATTCTTTCATTTTCTTCTGCAGAGGCTTTACTTTTACAGAGGTTAATTTCTGATTCCGATCAATCAAGTGAAAGTAATGTTTTTATGAATTCTGAATCTCACGTGCGAaattatatttttcgaaattcaaTTTGATTGCAACTGCATCCTAATTTCAACGGCTTCAAATAAAAAGGAACTATAACGTCCGGAATTACAGCTAGTTAATTCGGATGAAACCAATATTGTATGGAGAACGCATTGATTCTgtttaaacatgattttcttATACGTCTTTCGAAAATTGCGCTGCATATTAAGCATGCATGGAAAGCATGTTCATGTACTCACAACATCACGAGAACGCAACACATCACTTCATCGATGCTATTGTTTCTCGACGCATAAAATCTGCATAATCTGCAGCTTTATCGTTCCTTATGCCTTGATCTCTAGTAGTAATCTTAgaatccgaaaaaaaatttttttgggatGAAGAATGTGTTCAATTTAGTTCATGTCAAATAAAATCGAACCCGTTAAAAAAATAGTATTCAATAACCACATAATAAAGAAATATCCTTGTGTAGGACTTCGGGAGAACGCTTTCTGGATAATCGAATGGCAATTACCAATTGATAAAATACGGTTGGTAAAATAGCCTAGAGATAATAAGGTAATACAAACAATGTGTAACGCAAATGTAATCATTTAGCTGTCCCTAGCTGAATCAGTTCGAAATCAAGAATTATTTGTAATAATCGTCCTACCATAAACCAGTCACTCATTAACCGAACGTTGATTAAACCATCGAGTGAGTTCCTTCCGCATACACAAACACCAAAATCACTTTCTCTGTTCCGAGAACTGTGCATTACCTATACCATTATTTGCCAAAGAGCTCGATCATGCTCACGTCGTGCGTTACTTGCATGTATGTGAGCCCGTTTCTCGGTCAGCTGATAACGCCCCCTCTCGAGTCGCAAAGCGCTTCTTAGTCCAATGGGAGAAATGGTTGTGCTTCGAAGTGTGTTTGAATATGTTTTGCAGCCGGACCCAACCACGAATTCCTGTAGAAAACCATTTAATGGTTTTTTCCATGACGTAAACCGCGGATGGTAGTATAACCATGTCCCTTTATTCaggatacacacacacatgggTGAATATTCGTCATCAGACATGGTTTTAAGTGCGCAACCATGATTCTACTGGTTGTTTATCAGGTTGATATACATATAAATTTATTATGTGAGTCATTGGCGTGACTTGCtcaaaataaaagtttgaatatgGCGGATTGATGGTCGTGGTTTTTCATGGTTGACTCGGATGATGAAATTGCTTAAGTGACGTTAGAACAATCGATAAACGTAGATTTCAAATGATTCAGAAACTATTGGTTCGTTACTCTGTTGATGAAGTTACGGTTAACATTCATATTTAAAAGAATTCCCATTCATTTAAAGTAGaggaaaatgcatcataaagaAATGTGATAACGAGTAGCCAtacaaaatagtttttattgagTGTCAGAATTTGTATGTTTACTCAAGTAAAACTAATACATATAAACTACAACTTGTTTTAGGcgatgtttcaaaaatatttttttcttcgatTTATATTATCTAATAGACTTTAATTATTATTGACACCAACTCATTCGCGCCATCAATTTTAAACATAAGTAGGTATGTGTTGATTTGTTTGTGAGCTTTTATCGTCAGTTATCGCTCTGGTACGGGTACGGTATCACATTCCACAAATCTTTATTTAGTCTCTAATGAAtggttgttttaaaaaaattttcaattcgtAACCGGACCCAAACGTGACATCCCGTAATACATATAAAGTTATTACTAGAataataacttttttcttaaaaaagccACACAATTCAAATGTTTTATGGGCTAATAACATGTTTCCAATGCTTTTAGTCCATAAAACACAGCTTTGTTAAACACTCCATTAAGCATCAAGTATGGATAACATTTCAAGAATAACCATTACATTCACCAGTTTTTCTACTTCAAACATTAAGAACAAATGTAATAatttggtctcgaggtacgatgttggtCTAATCTCTAACAATCCCAGCTCGTTGGTCGTTGTATGTTCGAATCCCCTGGATGTAGAGTCTTCATTGTATTCTTTAGTTCTGAATTCGTCACTAGGATAAAAAGTATCGTATGTATGAATATCCGTCCCAGTGACACTGCTACAAGATGATATAACTAAAGTAATCTGAAAAGAGTTTTCGAGAAAACTCTTAAGTTGGCTTGTATTCCAGCCAAACTCGTCAGCGAGGTCAATTTGCTCAGCAGAAGAGGTTTGCTGGAAGCGTCTGCTAACATAACAGCCAGAACACAGACATAAAATGGACCTTTAGGTTCATGAATGACTAGCTTTGTTATGGGAATGACGAGTTCGAGTTGGGCTGCAGGAAGCGGTATGCCAGAAGGACATGGTGCATGAAAGCCACTGCGACATTTTTTACGATTGTGTTGTAGCAGGTCCCGGTTGCAGTACACGGGTCACGAATTGCTTATTGCCAGTTGGTTGTAATTCGATACTTTATGGTTATTCGTACTATATGGTTAATGAAACCAATGAGAGTCTTGAGATTTAGTATGGAATTACTATGTAGCTTTGTGTATTGCATATTCTTCTGTTTGGAAAACGACGAACCCCTTTTCTGAAGAGATCCGTAATCGTTGGAGTCTGTGCAGGGTCTCAATTTTTAATCATCTGTGTAGAAGCAGACAGTTTAGATGGAAGTTAGTATCATATCAGTTAGGTCTTCTTCGAGTGCAGTTTTTTACCTACGCATCCTCTGTATAACAAGTTCCTCTTCGTTCTCTACATGAGGATGTTATGGCAGAAGTACTTCCATGTCCGCAATTGGTGTTATTCGCCATGACACTAGCAACTGAAAGACAGACCAAAtactgaaaattgttgaatttagttcgAGCTGTTACCTCGTTTAGCTTTGGTCACCATACAAGAACAGTGGAAGTTATTTTAGGCCGAACAATAGTTATGTGTGACCTGAGTGCCAGTGAGAGTTTTGGTGTCTGTTCCTAATTGGAGTGTACTGCAAGATCACTGAAGTAacttttaaacgatataatcccgTTGTGCATCTTTATAAAAATTTGAGGCAAACAACGAAATAAGGTTTCAATTATTTGAATGTCTCTCAAAACAGCTTATCACATGTGTGCCAATTTGTTTTGCCTTATTTGTTCGTGAAAATATGTCAGAAAAAAGAAGAGTTTCTGAATATggttaaaaaaaacaatgaaatgatagatTATTCACGTCATGGTAATAATAATGGGAGCATGAATCAATAAAGGGACAATAACAGGTTTTCCGGCCATcgtataaataaacaaataatcaacAGAAAAGATTTGTTAATAGACGGATTTGGGCTACATTTGTCCTTTTGTCCTAATCTGTTAATGCTTAGGTAGAGTAATTCACGAAGACGAGtgacttatttttgtttgagTAACTATAACACTCACTCATTTGTTATCTTTGTTTGAAAGTATTCACTACTCTGCAATGCACACACCAATCACGGAAACATGCCTTTATTTATTCAATATGTAGTAGTGACGTTATCATGGTAAATGATTTCCGAACAAAGAAATTATTGACAATTATAAGAGATAGGATGGGTGTTTATTTTACTAAGTAGCATATGATTCtaaattcaataaatataaTTTGAAATTAATATGTAATTTTTCCACCCAGGAAAATGGTGTTGAAGCCAACAatttaaagagaaaaaatataacaCGTAATCCAGCGTAGAACCAAGCTGTTATATTTCATAACAAACttattttttatacatttaaaGTTTATTGCTAGGTGCTAGTATGAGTTTGAAATAACTACTAACCAATATTAAAATATGATCAATATAAGTATGTCTATtatcacatctgttcaactgaagaaccaaaaacgagacaaaatctctttattttaagtatcgacatctagcggtgaagagaacgcattttacactcgaaatttcattacggttatattccattcattcaacaaaaggactgtatgagctctcgccgctttttcgtcgagagaatcctttgttctccccggtactggtatagcgatggtgccttttcatgataaacgtacagtaccacccgcatgcgtgcaacggtttttgtgtagatatatttttaatgaatttcattgttgcccaaattgaaaactgaatatcttgactaacgacaatcatttgtttacattgtacctaatgtcgtaagcagtgctggtACAGCACAGGtataaaaacggtacgagaaaaaaatattgtcgttgaccGAGAAactcggtttccaagtccaacgaaaatattcaagtaaatcaactaacaggttaaaatagtttcaaaagtcgtgaggtgtacgatccaagaaaatttgttagacaatgtttgaatggttgaaagatttttagtttaatttgttctattgacgttgattgtgaattgttactgaatttccgctttaaagatctcttgaatgcggtcctgtcttaacttgattatgatagattcaactattcaagatcaccttttgcctggtcattaaagcaaaaaaaaatagttttttggtgcatgttcaaattATTGGAGCGAACttttcgaacgatgcactgtaaaatcaatgtaggatggaacagcaaaaaatgaatgcgaaagcttgggcaccgatttgctgcagagttttgttcgaagttgcatatctgttctgtgctatTATGCTTGTTATATACGAGTATTACttaaaaagtttattttcaataaataGCTAGATAATATAATCGACTACATATTTGCAATTGTTTGACCAAACAAGTCCTGATTTAATGATACCTTTGCATGGAAATGCATTTCATACGAACAGAGTGTTTCAGAGTAGAATTTTCCAATCGAACCGATTATTGTTAGTGTGAGTAACAGGGTCACAAGGAGGTTCTACGAGTTTCCAGTTCGCGGTACCAGTCTCCGATTCCATCACAGCCATGCTGCAGTAAGGAACTTTTTGCATAATTCTGCTCATGTCGTTTGTTGAACGAAGTTTTTCACCCACGATGTTTCGAGTGCAAGTGTCCAAGGTCGTTGCATGACCGACTAGCAGAATATTTCCACCTGTTGAAACATTACCGAAACGATTAATATATAGCATAACCGTAAGTAAATCCAGTTTCTTACAAGTTGTTTTAATCAAATGTTCAGTTACTGCCGAGTTTCTGTGATAAAAATCTTCTAAATCTTCTTGCAATTGCTCTTTTAGATGGCTAACTTTTGAAAGTGGATCGTAATCCATAGCAATATTGTAATCAGCAGCAATAAGCTCTTCGTTAGACATCCATTCTGGTAGTCCATCTTGATACCAAGCCAGCCACTCAAACAAACCTGGTTCTATGTGTATTGGTTGATTTTCTTTTAATCCAAGGCCTTCAAGAATAGAGGAAGCAGTCTGAATACATCGAAACGACGGTGAACTGAATACATGGTCAATGCGAACCCCGGCTTCTTTCATGGCTTCGCCTGTTAATAGGGCTTGATATCGACCAATATTTGTTAACGGTGAGTCACGTTGCCATAAACTAGTTcttctgtagaaaaaaaattgtgagcATTATGTATAATATATAAAGATACCTTGAAACCTGTAAGCTTACCTTTGAGGTAATGACTTTGGCATGTTTAAATCTTTCCTAATGTAGTTACCGGCTTCATCAAAGCAATACGGGATCCACGTTCCAAATGTAAAATCTATTCGCTCGCCATGACGTAGTACGTAGATTCTACGTCCTGCTGCAATCTCTTGAACTGGGCGAATTTCTTCGGTTTCACCCCCTGTACACATATTACTTCTTGTACTAATTACAGACAGCGAGGTTTGGTTCTCCATCAATTCATATAGTTTTTCTGGTACCACAATATTGTCTTTTTGCTTATCAGTATCGACTGTAAGTGAAATCTGTGCTTCATCACACTTTTGTGTTTCTATATTCCCAATAGATACTAAAAAATAAACCACAATTACCTACTCAGAATCTTGAGTGTTAAAAACTTACTCTATTTTTCTGTAATGTAAtagcacagataacagatatccaagctaaaactgaaaactccagaaatcgcgtgtaagatttcaaattcttacttgTTTGGAATGCTaccgacatctttctgcaacttgcgactttgatcactttagtgatggcagcgctggattataaTCAAAGCTGCCAaacgcatgaaaattctcacagattgAAGAGTCACTGTTATGCAATgatataacactgtttttgtgtattttttctcttattagcaataaaacaaacaaatttatcgcaaatataaacttagacttgtcgattatgtacaaattacgactgctcaaaatttctacattaaaaaacggcaaccCTTCTTATtacaataatatcgataagagctggaaaactatcgattttatcgaatcattgaccactaagtgttcttagcgccaccatactgcgtattgcgacatgctaaaaaaccgttgcgtctttttacacaagaagcaaaattagcttggatgtctatTATCTGTGGTAATAGGTAGATAGTAGGATACATATATCTAGACTCTCCAGTTATCTGAAACTGTTTGCAAGTGCTTTAAAAAGCTGGGCACTGCTTGGcgaaacttttttaattttagtaatcaatttttttagttttagtaaATATTTAGAGGTGAAACACGAACATAGTTGTTAAATTTTAACGAAAAATGACAAATTTAGTCAATTCGCTCTTATTTTTGTTTAAGGCAAGAATGTTAGGGTAAGAATGCTCCAAATTACACTAAAACTATCTACATATGCGATACTTGTTTTTAGTCATCATGATTGCATAGATTTCGAGCGGTGAGTGAACCAGAGAAACCAGACAACCTTGCTTATGAAAAGCTGCTACTTCCCACTTTAAGTTAATCAATATTATTAAGCTGTTATAAATTATTATTAGTTCATACTCGAGTTCCTGTGAGTTAGCCCTTCGAGTGTATTTTTTGAGTATATTTAATATAAgtattttcgttttttcaagATTATGCGTTTTGCTATTAATCCTTCCAGCCAGTAACTGAAGCTGTATTGAGCTTACCTGTTTCTTGCGACTCAATATCATGGTTGTCCAAATCAACATGACTAAATACTGTTGTTTGTATATTATGTCGAACTCCGTCCACCATATCAGAGCCGGATTCAACATCTGGCGATACGTCACATAGTGGTACAGTACGATGCATGGTCCACGCATCCGATTCTGCTGTCCGCTCGGTGTAGTTTTCTGGTAAATAACCGCTGATGCCGGTGAGCCAAGATATTCCTTCAACCCATCCATCGGTTGAGTTTTGAATCGCCTCTGGGGTCATGTAAATGTAGTCTCCAATTCGCAGTTCAAGTTCGTCGAGTTCTCGTGGTGTATGTGGATATAAAACTTTGTGTACCTGTGGATCGTACCAATCGTACAATGCATTATTCAAGTATATGCAATGTTTATATTGAATAGCATAATTTTTCATATTATCAACATACACAAACATTGAATTCTCCTATCATATCACACACATATGAATTATATGATgactagagacagtggtaattcgcggcaaaaaagttgaaaattcgcgggtggcaaaatggaaaatattcaaaactcgcggtaatttcgcggcaacctttttttagaaaacgccaaataaaGTGGGTCAAACCGAGTTTCCGAGAATCAATA
It includes:
- the LOC129717943 gene encoding ecdysteroid-phosphate phosphatase isoform X2; its protein translation is MAALPPRKNPTPTKISKQHLTPLQILLQMGFPKHRAEKSLAATGNRGVQLASDWLLAHVNDPSLDECSPREYILYACPTGPFLQQLENFWTQSHELCGWNGAHNFTPHITLVSFFKAPDECAPQLSKALKELMALPGAHIDRPISLELYTSPNFMGFFVVEDDANYLKRLALQYVKEVSHSTISLEPHVKSLHLTLAYQFSPNKFNALKQLVENLDSSFTSANWELRLYSRDSRLATKQVHKVLYPHTPRELDELELRIGDYIYMTPEAIQNSTDGWVEGISWLTGISGYLPENYTERTAESDAWTMHRTVPLCDVSPDVESGSDMVDGVRHNIQTTVFSHVDLDNHDIESQETVSIGNIETQKCDEAQISLTVDTDKQKDNIVVPEKLYELMENQTSLSVISTRSNMCTGGETEEIRPVQEIAAGRRIYVLRHGERIDFTFGTWIPYCFDEAGNYIRKDLNMPKSLPQRRTSLWQRDSPLTNIGRYQALLTGEAMKEAGVRIDHVFSSPSFRCIQTASSILEGLGLKENQPIHIEPGLFEWLAWYQDGLPEWMSNEELIAADYNIAMDYDPLSKVSHLKEQLQEDLEDFYHRNSAVTEHLIKTTCGNILLVGHATTLDTCTRNIVGEKLRSTNDMSRIMQKVPYCSMAVMESETGTANWKLVEPPCDPVTHTNNNRFDWKILL
- the LOC129717946 gene encoding ferritin subunit-like yields the protein MMKSIFFGVVAVAVAILTFYQDTAQAQEQAGTPDQGIYKWDAMDSQCLNALHGQINKEFDASIVYLKFAAHFAQEKINLPGFEKFFFHAAGEEREHGIKLIEYALMRGHGPINKNFNLDYSFQIPSGTDGESALRFALKKEEEVTQSIRQVIKACEEGTNDYHLADYLTGEYLDEQHKGQRELAEKIATLNKMKKSAPKLGEFLFDKNHM
- the LOC129717943 gene encoding ecdysteroid-phosphate phosphatase isoform X1, which codes for MAALPPRKNPTPTKISKQHLTPLQILLQMGFPKHRAEKSLAATGNRGVQLASDWLLAHVNDPSLDECSPREYILYACPTGPFLQQLENFWTQSHELCGWNGAHNFTPHITLVSFFKAPDECAPQLSKALKELMALPGAHIDRPISLELYTSPNFMGFFVVEDDANYLKRLALQYVKEVSHSIISDTYEQLDALVTCFPWCGGVTSARCIPRSSRSISLEPHVKSLHLTLAYQFSPNKFNALKQLVENLDSSFTSANWELRLYSRDSRLATKQVHKVLYPHTPRELDELELRIGDYIYMTPEAIQNSTDGWVEGISWLTGISGYLPENYTERTAESDAWTMHRTVPLCDVSPDVESGSDMVDGVRHNIQTTVFSHVDLDNHDIESQETVSIGNIETQKCDEAQISLTVDTDKQKDNIVVPEKLYELMENQTSLSVISTRSNMCTGGETEEIRPVQEIAAGRRIYVLRHGERIDFTFGTWIPYCFDEAGNYIRKDLNMPKSLPQRRTSLWQRDSPLTNIGRYQALLTGEAMKEAGVRIDHVFSSPSFRCIQTASSILEGLGLKENQPIHIEPGLFEWLAWYQDGLPEWMSNEELIAADYNIAMDYDPLSKVSHLKEQLQEDLEDFYHRNSAVTEHLIKTTCGNILLVGHATTLDTCTRNIVGEKLRSTNDMSRIMQKVPYCSMAVMESETGTANWKLVEPPCDPVTHTNNNRFDWKILL
- the LOC129717945 gene encoding soma ferritin-like, with the translated sequence MKFILLTMALAAGLWTTHADDTNATDVNKYTAQFSAINHIREDLQTFTNQQLEKSYDFLLLSLTFDKYELDRPGFEKLYRKISDKAWEDTIGLIKYQSKRGLSVSLNGALSIVGKLDGKVEKSTLVDSDELSSLKLALDYEKLLAEESHRVHKKISHAHDKGQAYDPDAAHYLDEEIIEYQSGVIRKLTGYIHNLNSIIEEPKTKDMGIHMFDEYLVKAE